Within the Oryctolagus cuniculus chromosome 19, mOryCun1.1, whole genome shotgun sequence genome, the region ATGGGCTGTGATGTCATCCTGAGTAGTTCGGTGATGCAGGTGTCATGGTTATTTTATAGGCGGATGGGGGAACTGAGGCACTGGGAGTGATGAGCACCTCGCCTGGGTGGCAGAGCTGGCTTGGGACTCAGGTTGCCTTGAAGACACTGATTGACAGGCAGAGGTGAACTTGGAAcacagtttattttttgtttgtgaaACATTCTAAATGAACTTTGTAGCACTGAAAGGGgcagaaatgggagaaaatagggttacaggaaaaaaaaaaaagttgctggagTGGAGGCTGCACTGCCCAACAAAGCCTTGCCCCAAGCCACACGTGGCCAGGCCTGGAGAGGGCAAGGCAGGCCCCTGTGGCCTTGGTGAGGTTGGTCTGGCATTTGTCCTCTAAGGAAAACACGCTTCCCTGTTGgtcgtggggctggcactgggatcTCCAGGGCCAGATGAAGGGGGTACTGGAGAGGAGTCATGGCCCCACTCTTGGCCACGTTTGGCTGGGGTTGGTTTGATGTTGCTGCTGGCGGAGGCTGGGCGGGCCTATCTTGCATGGCAGGACTTGGTGCAGAGACCCCTGCCCAGCCTTGGCATGGCAGCCAGTAGCGCCCCAGCTGAACACGGGAacatctggcccagtgctgagtGCCCCGTTGTGCTGCATGAGCCCATGGTATGTGGAGCCCTTGGTGTGTAGAGTCCATGGTGTGTAGGGCCCATGGTGTGTAGGAGCCCATGGTGTGTAGGGCCCGTGGTGTGTAGGGCCCGTGGTGTGTAGGGCCCGTGGTGTGTGGAGCCCGTGGTGTGTAGGAGCCCGTGGTGTGTAGGGCCCGTGGTGTGTAGGGCCCGTGGTGTGTAGGAGCCCGTGGTGTGTAGGGCCCTGTGGTGTGTAGGGCCCGTGGTGTGTAGGGCCCGTGGTGTGTAGGGCCCGTGGTGTGTAGAGCCCTGTGGTGTGTAGGGCCCGTGGTGTGTAGGGCCCGTGGTGTGTAGAGCCCTGTGGTGTGTAGGGCCCGTGGTGTGTAGGGCCCGTGGTGTGTAGAGCCCTGTGGTGTGTAGGGCCCGTGGTGTGTAGGGCCCGTGGTGTGTAGAGCCCTGTGGTGTGTAGGGCCCGTGGTGTGTAGGGCCCGTGGTGTGTAGAGCCCTGTGGTGTGTAGGGCCCGTGGTGTGTAGGGCCCGTGGTGTGTAGGGCCCGTGGTGTGTAGAGCCCTGTGGTGTGTAGGGCCCGTGGTGTGTAGGAGCCCGTGGTGTGTAGGGCCCGTGGTGTGTAGGGCCCGTGGTGTGTAGGAGCCCGTGGTGTGTAGGGCCCTGTGGTGTGTAGGGCCCGTGGTGTGTAGGGCCCGTGGTGTGTAGGGCCCGTGGTGTGTAGAGCCCTGTGGTGTGTAGGGCCCGTGGTGTGTAGGGCCCGTGGTGTGTAGAGCCCTGTGGTGTGTAGGGCCCGTGGTGTGTAGGGCCCGTGGTGTGTAGGGCCCGTGGTGTGTAGAGCCCTGTGGTGTGTAGGGCCCGTGGTGTGTAGGGCCCGTGGTGTGTAGAGCCCTGTGGTGTGTAGGGCCCGTGGTGTGTAGGGCCCGTGGTGTGTAGGGCCCTGTGGTGTGTAGGGCCCGTGGTGTGTAGGGCCCGTGGTGTGTAGGGCCCTGTGGTGTGTAGGGCCCGTGGTGTGTAGGGCCCGTGGTGTGTAGAGCCCTGTGGTGTGTAGGGCCCGTGGTGTGTAGGGCCCGTGGTGTGTAGAGCCCTGTGGTGTGTAGGGCCTGAGATGACACTGATTGCTCTGCTCTCCCCACGGGGCAGGGGGGCGGGAGGCAGCATCCTGGAGACTGGTGGCAAGAGAATgcaggtgcctcaggccagggctcctGCCTGTTGGGACACGCACgcctgggggcaggaggctggaggatCGAGCTCCAGGGTAACGGGCCTGAGGGGCCTCGGCCTGGGGAGCCAGCGGCCCCTCTCCCTGGTTATCTGGTTAGTGACAAGGTGTGAGTGTTCACAGCTGGGAGGCCCTGTCACCGGTGTGCCTTTGTACTTGggttaaaagaagaaaaccaagGAGCAGGCAATTTCCGCTGCCGCCTCCATTTCAAGCAGCCCTCGGTGTGCACGTGCGCAGCCTCACTGAGAACACAGAGGAGCAGGGCCCCGGAACCAGAGCATCAGGCTGAGGAGGGCGCTCAGCTTCCCTGAGAGAAAGACCTTGTGCGACAGAAGGAACAGGCGCCCGTCACAGCAAAGGGGAGGGAGTGGACAAAGGAGGAGAGGCCCCGTGGTCCCAGCACCAGCAGCCACCTCGTCCTCTCCGTCCTGTCTGGTAGGAGATCAGTGCCATTTTGCTCCAGGGTTGTAGTTGTGCTTTGCGTATACATCTCTGTTTGCATCTTTGCTCTAAGTGCAGGCAGTGTCACGCCTGAATTCTAACGGAGGGCTGAGTGACAGGCCAAGTGAGGGTCCCTGCCCCACTGAGGTACCCGCTGATGCAGGCGTGTGGACAGAGGGTGGACCAGGCCTGGTTCCATGGAAAGACTGCCTACTTTCTTCTCAGACCCCGGTACCACATCCATCTATGGTTGACCCAGAGGAGGCACCAGTGCCTCCCTGGCTGTCCCTGGCCCTAGAGGGtctcccagggccctgggacGTCCCCCTGGGGGTGTGGCCTGAGCGCTCTGTACCTCAGGCCAGAGTTTCACATGTTGTTTCCTGCCAGTTCCCGATCCAGCTGAGTCTTCAGGGGCCTGGGCCTTCTGCCCGTGGCAGCCGTCGCTGGCAGGCGGCCCAGGCTGAGCCGCCCCCTTCCGGAATGCCCTGAGCTGCTGGAGAAGCTGACTCTTCCCGGTGCAGGCCCTGTGATGGGGTAAACCCAGGTGCTTTCAGCTCCCATTAAATAAGGGAGTGACTGAGGCACGGCTGCGGGGCTGTGCTCGGGAAccggggaggggtgtgtgtgtgtgtgtgtgtgtgtgtgtgtgtgtgtgtgtgtgtgcctgcctgatgctcctggcttcccaccCTGCTCAGCTCAGTGGGTGCAGCAAGACCTTGTCACGTGGGGGCCCGAACACTCTCACCTCCCACCCAAGAGGAAAGGCAACCCCACCATCCACCTTCCTGATTCCACTTCCAAATTTGGGTTTAAGCTGGTTACAGATCTGattgaggggccagtgtgtggcatagcaagttaagctgctgcttgcgacgctggcattccatgtaggagcgctgatttgagacctgtgccccacttctgatacagctttccGTGtctaggaaagctgcagaagacggcccaagtactagggccactgtcacccacgtgggagaccaggaaggatttcctggctcctggctttggcctggccattgctgctatttggggaatgaaccaatgagtgcaatatctctctctgcctctccttctcgtctgttgttctttcaaaaaataaactgttgcctttcaaaaaataaataaattgatggaTAATTCTAGAAAGGAATATAAAGACCAAACATGATTTCAGCTACCCAATGATGTGGGGCAGTCAGCACCCAGTCAGCACGGGAGGGGATATTCCAGAGGTCCCACAGCCTGGACCATCCAGACAGCTGCCGCCTGCTCATACTTCTGTGTGCTGCCTCGACTTACTGGGGGCAGGAACTAAGAATCCCCCCCTTTCGCAATGGCACAGTGATTTGCAGCAGGTCCCCACGGGGTAAGAGAAAGCAGCAGCCTGGATCATTTGATcgcatagcaggtgctcagtgtgCCTGCCGCTGGGAGCTGGAGCTTGCCTGGCGTACCACAGCCCCGACCGCCAGGAGATGCTGAGAGCGGCCCTGGGTAGTCACGTGCCTGCAGCGTGGCAGAGGCTTCCCACGGGAGGCCTGCTGGACACTCCTCAGCCCGCACCCTCGTGCTTTTCCTGTAATGACCCCCCCCCCACTAGGGGAGGAGCAGACCCTCACGCTCCCCAGAGGAGCCACAGGCTTTGCCGTGCTGCAGGTGTTGTGATCCTTCTCTGCCGGGCCCAGACCTGGGCACCCTCCTTCACCCAGGCCTCTCCTCACTGCCTGGCAgccctcccctccacccaccctgctcctcctctcagtAGCAGGAGAGCTGCTTTTCAGAGAGAAGGGGGACTGAGCCCTCCTCAGGAGTGGGCTAGGGTAGCCTCGAGGGTGTCCTGCGGCCAGGCCCCACCTCTTGGACCAGTGCCGCCCTCTCTAGGGTGCAAGACCTAGAGCCAGGTGGGCAGAGAGGGAACATTCCACAGTAGCAGGACGCCCCTGGTTACCTGAGCCCCTGGGAGGAAGGAGATGCCCTGTCCGCAGGGCCCTGCTGGTCTCCCAGAGCTgccgtctcctcctcctcctcctcctcgctgtCAGACGagctgtggctggagctggggaggagaggacATGAGTTTACTAGATGTGCCTCAGCCACCAGCCGGGCCCAGCTGCCACCAGACTTGAGCCACCCTGGTATCCCAGGGCAGGGAGCGTGGCAGGCGCCAAAACCAAAGGGCTTTGGGACTTCCTGCCAAGTGGTGGAGCAGGGTGTAGAGTGATGGCATCAGTCTACACGAAGTTTCCATAGAGCTCGGCCTGAGAGCGTCTGCCCTCTGCGTCCCTCCCCACAGGTGACCAAGTGAGGCCCAGGTCATGACCCCATAATGCCCCAGGCTTTCACAAGGCCTTTTCTTCCCAGGAGGCACTGCGGGATGCCTCCTGAGGCCAGCCGGCAAGTGCCAGGCGGTCACTGCTCCCTGCACCTTTCTGGGGACCGGGGGTGGCCTGCTGGCTCCGTCTGCCGCAGATCGATGAAGATGGTAGGAGGCTCCATCTTCAGCCTCATGCCCTCGGCTGCCTTCTGGCCCGGCTCAGCCTGGAAGCCTGGCTTTGTCAGAGCACACCTGAGAAATTAAGTGAGTACATTAAGCTATTCCCTCACACCGGCCACACTTCAAGGGTCCAGTGCAGGTCTGGCCATGTCTGCTGGGTACTGCTGGTTGCCAGGCACAGAAACGCACTCCCAGCTAGCTCAGTGTAAAGGGGACTTCATTGGCTCAGATTCTAGAAGACAGTGGAGCCACTGAAGCGCAGGAAGTGCAGGGGTCCACCgggccccacctccacccctcctcACTGCAGCGCCTCTTTCCTACAGCCCCTCCACCCCTGCAGAGACTGCAGAGTCCCAAGGAAGGCTCTGATTGGGCGGACTGAATCACAAGCCCAGGGTTGGACCAATCAGCGGTGTCCAGAGGGGCAGGGTCATGTGGTAACCCTTCTGCtcccagggaggccctggggatAGGATTTTGGGCAAGATCCGGTGCTTTGGGGCTGGAGTTCTAGCCCTGGTTTTTAGGGCTGAGGAGAGTCAGAGCCTCTGGGCTTCAGTTCTCCCTTCTATAAGCTGGGGGATAATAGGACCGTCTGCCTGCAAGAGAGACCCAGTGAGAAATGCACACCAGGCAGCTGACCCACAGCAGCCCGAGGTGCTCGACCACTGACGGGTCCCAGACAGCCCGGGCCTCAGCTGGCCAGTCCCACCtgcttccagcctcctgctcctcGACTTCCTGGGGAGTGTGGGCAGGCACCCTCCGGGCAGAGGTGgaggctgtggcctggcaggcaCTCAGCAGGGCCAGCTGCTCCATGAGCTCGTCCTCGTCTCTCCACACCGTGTGCCCTGGGGGTCACCAGAGAGGAGGCTGCTAAGTGGGCACTCAGCGCTCTACTGACCCAGACTCTTGAGCCTCAGGACCCCCTGGGTTTCCTCGTGGGCTCACTCGCACCCTTGCCCCAGCCCTCTCGACTCAGCCCTCGATAGGGACTTGGGCTCGGGCTCTGCAGGGCTGAGGGAGCGGCAGGCATCTTTGTGAGCAGGAGCCACCTCCTCCCTGCCGGGAGCCACTCTGCACAGTAAGTCCTGAGCCCCTTCAAGGGGCTCATCTCAGGCTTTCCGGCTGCTTCCATGCGCTGAGCCGTGTCTTTCCACACTCCAGGTGTCTCGTGGCGACCCCTGCTGCCCTGCGCTGCACAGCATCCTGGGGGACTGACTCAGCTCACTGCTTCTGAGCTGGACGGTTTCCCCGTGCTCACAGCTTTAGGCAACGATGCTTCAGGTAGTCTCGAATACACATTTTTAGCTGCTagggtgcgtgtgtgtgcttaGGGAAGATTTCCCAAGTGGAACAGCTTGAGTCTGGGTTGTATGCctttaaaatggaaaagattCTGCCTCACTGCCTCCGTGAAGGGGGTCCACTCCCCACACACCTGCCTTAGGGGAGGGTCTGGCCCTCCACACCTGCTGTGAGGCCTGAGTTAGAAACACAGCTCTGGGGAGCGGCAgagcccctgctccagcccctgcaaGGCGGCAGTGCAGATGAAATGACATCCTTGACCTCCGTTCAGCAGGGTCATGGGAGCAGCTGTGGAAAGCAgtgtgggggcaggagagggaggaaagccAAGGAGGCAGGGGCCACGCGTGTGTTCAGCGAGTGAAGTCTGTCAAGGACTGGCAGcaggtgtgtgcacctgtgtccaGACAGCGAGGGGTCGAGCAGGCAGAGAGCAAATGTGTGGCGTGGCCGCAGGGCTGGTCAGCCCCACCCCGTGGCCCTGCGTCAgggaggccctggagggagcGACTCCTGAGGATTCCCGGTCAGACCTTGGTGTCGGAAGAGGTCAGCCGCCCACCATGCCGTTCCAGGTATGCGGTTTCCCTGGGTGTCCTCTGGCCCTGCCAGGCTCTGGAGGACGTAATCCAAATCCCACTCTTCCAGTTGCTGAAAGAACGAGAGCAGCGGTTACAGGGCTGTGGCAGGGAGGCCCACGTGCCTGTGGTCCCCGCAGCggggaccggggggggggggcaccagtCAAGGCTCAGGTGCCTGCCCTCACCACAGATAACAGACTGAGCCTATCACAAAGGTGGACCTGTGTTTCTTGCCACCTCTTTCCTACGCCTCCTTTGGGTAATACCTTTGTTTGTAGTGCAGAGATGTTTGACCGGAAAGAAACCCATGTCATTACAAAAACTGTTCAGGTTCCGACAAGCACAGACTCTTTGGGGGTTAAAACATCCTGCTCTTTTAAGAAACAAGTTGtgcgggccagcactgtggcacagtgggctaagcctccacctgcagtgctggcatcccatatggatgcc harbors:
- the DNAAF8 gene encoding dynein axonemal assembly factor 8 isoform X6; this translates as MGPVASSLGPGALLKGLLPSSFWCLWNWPRSLGVDGQHGWRIQPLGKEGAPAHLLRAMGEATLPLQEGGRETEPPSTAPPDPASRRALRRARRKMIEEDILQKVTRDTQDPACSDQSWAKGAPCQAAKSGPQPQVPPVGDQQGPLVLSLQQLEEWDLDYVLQSLAGPEDTQGNRIPGTAWWAADLFRHQGHTVWRDEDELMEQLALLSACQATASTSARRVPAHTPQEVEEQEAGSRCALTKPGFQAEPGQKAAEGMRLKMEPPTIFIDLRQTEPAGHPRSPESSSHSSSDSEEEEEEETAALGDQQGPADRASPSSQGLRACTGKSQLLQQLRAFRKGAAQPGPPASDGCHGQKAQAPEDSAGSGTGRKQHVKLWPEVQSAQATPPGGRPRALGDPLGPGTAREALVPPLGQP
- the DNAAF8 gene encoding dynein axonemal assembly factor 8 isoform X1, translated to MSVSLGPHGLHRQTPGALTGLPLGRHPPGRQGPAPFSGLLLDSGEEELFVFQRKESILIPDLSEELAEDGAGGVESGAWGLAEGPPPEQLLVPVELATQPGSGWTTRMEDSAAGKGRGPSPPFASHGEISCLPRTATETPIRLEGDLGSKSLNTTGSQSPLWAPQGEATLPLQEGGRETEPPSTAPPDPASRRALRRARRKMIEEDILQKVTRDTQDPACSDQSWAKGAPCQAAKSGPQPQVPPVGDQQGPLVLSLQQLEEWDLDYVLQSLAGPEDTQGNRIPGTAWWAADLFRHQGHTVWRDEDELMEQLALLSACQATASTSARRVPAHTPQEVEEQEAGSRCALTKPGFQAEPGQKAAEGMRLKMEPPTIFIDLRQTEPAGHPRSPESSSHSSSDSEEEEEEETAALGDQQGPADRASPSSQGLRACTGKSQLLQQLRAFRKGAAQPGPPASDGCHGQKAQAPEDSAGSGTGRKQHVKLWPEVQSAQATPPGGRPRALGDPLGPGTAREALVPPLGQP
- the DNAAF8 gene encoding dynein axonemal assembly factor 8 isoform X2 — encoded protein: MSVSLGPHGLHRQTPGALTGLPLGRHPPGRQGPAPFSGLLLDSGEEELFVFQRKESILIPDLSEELAEDGAGGVESGAWGLAEGPPPELLVPVELATQPGSGWTTRMEDSAAGKGRGPSPPFASHGEISCLPRTATETPIRLEGDLGSKSLNTTGSQSPLWAPQGEATLPLQEGGRETEPPSTAPPDPASRRALRRARRKMIEEDILQKVTRDTQDPACSDQSWAKGAPCQAAKSGPQPQVPPVGDQQGPLVLSLQQLEEWDLDYVLQSLAGPEDTQGNRIPGTAWWAADLFRHQGHTVWRDEDELMEQLALLSACQATASTSARRVPAHTPQEVEEQEAGSRCALTKPGFQAEPGQKAAEGMRLKMEPPTIFIDLRQTEPAGHPRSPESSSHSSSDSEEEEEEETAALGDQQGPADRASPSSQGLRACTGKSQLLQQLRAFRKGAAQPGPPASDGCHGQKAQAPEDSAGSGTGRKQHVKLWPEVQSAQATPPGGRPRALGDPLGPGTAREALVPPLGQP
- the DNAAF8 gene encoding dynein axonemal assembly factor 8 isoform X3, with the protein product MASTDRHLAPSPGSPWDAILQAVKDQLPSLDSSSSDSGEEELFVFQRKESILIPDLSEELAEDGAGGVESGAWGLAEGPPPEQLLVPVELATQPGSGWTTRMEDSAAGKGRGPSPPFASHGEISCLPRTATETPIRLEGDLGSKSLNTTGSQSPLWAPQGEATLPLQEGGRETEPPSTAPPDPASRRALRRARRKMIEEDILQKVTRDTQDPACSDQSWAKGAPCQAAKSGPQPQVPPVGDQQGPLVLSLQQLEEWDLDYVLQSLAGPEDTQGNRIPGTAWWAADLFRHQGHTVWRDEDELMEQLALLSACQATASTSARRVPAHTPQEVEEQEAGSRCALTKPGFQAEPGQKAAEGMRLKMEPPTIFIDLRQTEPAGHPRSPESSSHSSSDSEEEEEEETAALGDQQGPADRASPSSQGLRACTGKSQLLQQLRAFRKGAAQPGPPASDGCHGQKAQAPEDSAGSGTGRKQHVKLWPEVQSAQATPPGGRPRALGDPLGPGTAREALVPPLGQP
- the DNAAF8 gene encoding dynein axonemal assembly factor 8 isoform X7; the encoded protein is MGPVASSLGPGALLKGLLPSFWCLWNWPRSLGVDGQHGWRIQPLGKEGAPAHLLRAMGEATLPLQEGGRETEPPSTAPPDPASRRALRRARRKMIEEDILQKVTRDTQDPACSDQSWAKGAPCQAAKSGPQPQVPPVGDQQGPLVLSLQQLEEWDLDYVLQSLAGPEDTQGNRIPGTAWWAADLFRHQGHTVWRDEDELMEQLALLSACQATASTSARRVPAHTPQEVEEQEAGSRCALTKPGFQAEPGQKAAEGMRLKMEPPTIFIDLRQTEPAGHPRSPESSSHSSSDSEEEEEEETAALGDQQGPADRASPSSQGLRACTGKSQLLQQLRAFRKGAAQPGPPASDGCHGQKAQAPEDSAGSGTGRKQHVKLWPEVQSAQATPPGGRPRALGDPLGPGTAREALVPPLGQP